Below is a genomic region from Trichocoleus sp. FACHB-46.
ATGGAATCCAGCGCAGTTGATCGAGTTGAGTCTGCTCAGAAATAGAAGTGTGAACCGCGATCGCAATCCTCATTCATCAAGATTCATCACAAGGAGATAAAGATGGAAACCACGAAAACCGAACAAATTTCACCAATGTCCGCTCAACCTCAGAAAGAACATCAGTGGCTCCAGAAGCTGGTGGGTGAATGGACCTATGAAACCGAAGCAATGATGGAACCAGACCAACCCTCTGTAAAATCAACAGGAACTGAGACGGTTCGCTCACTGGGTGGGCTCTGGATATTGGCGGAAGGACAGGGCGAGATGCCTTGTGGTCCTGCGACAACGCTGATGACCCTGGGCTACGACCCACAGAAACAGCGCTACGTAGGCACTTGGGTCGGATCAATGATGACGTATCTCTGGCAATATGACGGTGAATTAGACGCAGGTGAAACGGTGCTAACGCTTGCTTCCGATGGACCGACAATGACGGGTGAAGAGAAGATGGCAAAATACAAAGACGCGATCGAGTTCAAAAGCGACGATCACAGAATCTTGACTTCCCATATGTTGGGAGATGACGGGCAGTGGCATCACTTCATGACCGCCCATTATCGGCGGAAGCAGTAAAACGTTAAGCAACTCTACTACCAGAAAAAATTATCCACGCGATGCTCAATATGATTTGCCTTTGGGTGTCGCGTGGATATTTGTTAACTAGCTGATTGAGATTCTCTCGCCATCTAAAA
It encodes:
- a CDS encoding DUF1579 domain-containing protein — encoded protein: METTKTEQISPMSAQPQKEHQWLQKLVGEWTYETEAMMEPDQPSVKSTGTETVRSLGGLWILAEGQGEMPCGPATTLMTLGYDPQKQRYVGTWVGSMMTYLWQYDGELDAGETVLTLASDGPTMTGEEKMAKYKDAIEFKSDDHRILTSHMLGDDGQWHHFMTAHYRRKQ